The sequence ATACATAGTTGAATgtttacaaacagacacaaagtgaCTGCATTCTTATCTCAGCAGTTCACAGCTCCTGTTTTAATTGTTTGTATAGGCAAGATACACAAAACATTGCTATTTTTAAAGCATCAGTTAGTCCAAAACAGTTTTGGTGTAAAACTAGTTAAGTAACTACTtcaaaggcatgcaaaaaccctgcactgataaaagcttgctaacatgctaaataGTTTAAAACAATGCTCTTGCTTTAGTGTTCACTCTcatgtttttatatatgtaCAAAAAGGGTTCACACTAAGTAGGGGATGCACTGACTTTTTGAGTAGGTCTTCGAAATAAACCTTTAAACCTTGAACTACGGCTTGTGTTCCGCTGTATTAGTTTATTGTTTTAGTCTAGCGTCACGTCTATGTCTTTGTCATTGTAAAGTAAGACCTGCCTTacgtttctccttttctttgtgtgtaaatgtatatgtgttttgctGATGTGAATGATGATGTGAACAGCATTCCTGGGGCTGTGTGGTTTAGCACAGGAATTGTTTCCAACTGATCTGCACCACTACAACATATTGGTGGGCATATCTCTATCAACTATTTCAgacaaaatatttattttctgtgggATCCAGTGTTGGAgctgttctgtgtgagtgtgagcttgTCGGGCTGCAATCGACAGCAGATCCGGCGCAACACGGCCCGTCTCAGTAGGATGTAGACCCACGGGTCCAGGATCTGGTTCCAGGACGCCAGGCGGAGACTCAGCAGAAGCTCTTGCTCGTGCTTTCGGATCGGATATGATGGAGGGGAACCGGCGAGAAACTTCCCAACCGACGAAGACACACAAATCTGAGGTAGCAGAGGACAGAGCCAGATTAATTTCCTGTTTTGCTAAGAaagattttttgttgttgtgacaaACATATACATTGGTCAAACACTTGGTTTTAGTATGTTagagggctgtgtgtttgtatgtgtgtatgtatgtatgtgtgtttggcttgTGTAGGGCTGATTTCCTGGCACCATTGACAAAGGCGTGTTTCGTTGAAAGACACAGCTACTCACCAGAAAAGGACACCAGCAAAGACATGATACCACGTTAATCATCGCCAGCTGTGTCATCATCTCCACGTCCAGTGAGTGTATGGCTGGTGATGCGCTGACAGGGCCCCGGTGCTTGCCGGTGCCATGCCTGGCTCTCCACGAGGTCCACCTGGCCTGTAGAAGCACCCCTCCACTCACGGTGTTACAGAGCaccgacagaaagagagcggcGAGTTCAAAGCCAGAAAAGCTCAACACCAAGCCCGCGTGTGCCAGGGAGAGCTGCCCGTGCACTGGCAGGAAGCACCAGGTGCCGGGGTACTGCGGCACGTAACCACCGACCGTCAGCAAGGGCAACGTCGCCAGGGAGACTGCCAGGGAGACGAGAAGAAGCACCGAGAGGCGCACGTGTCCCACAGTGGCAACCGTGGCGTGCAGGAACGGTTGTGTGATGCCCATGCAGCGCTCGACGGCCATGGCGCTTCCAAGCAGCAGCGGGCACAGGCCGAAAAACACCATGCAGGCCCCGAACAGTTTGCAGAAGGCCCGCGCCGGCTTGAAATACTGCACCAGGGCTCGCTGCCCGCGTCTTTGCTCCAGGTGCAGGTAGAGGGAGAAAGCGCCCAGGGTCACCTGCCCTGCCAGGTCGGTCAGGAGCAGTGCGCCGGCCAACAGCACGAAGGGGGCTTTGGCGCGACCGCAGAAGCGGGTATATGACCTCGCCAGGACAGCCAGGCCAGTGAGGTTGGAGATTACGCCGAGGCTCATGCTGAGACAGGACATGCCGTAGGCTGGTGGGGTGTACGCTGAAGAGGGGGTTGTGTTCAGAGAGTGATTATGGATCACTGACGGGGAAATACTGCAGTCCTGAGAGGGGACCATGTCCAGGGGAGAGGTGGAGCAGTCATTGAAAGCCATCACCTGCAGAAGGGTCAGAGGTGCACAGGAGGAGTTTTTGCTCCTGGGTCATGGAGACGACAGGGAATGTTACACACCAGTTGTCTGGGTCATGGAGACGACAGGGAATGTTACACACCAgttgtcacgcacacacagacacagacacacatacacacacacacacacacacacacacacacacacacacacacacacacacacacacacacacacacacaatacttatcTCCCCACCCAGCAGCTCTGTACCCTCCTTCTGTATTTCTCATCATCATGTAGCTTGTTCAGAGATCATGATGTCCTCAATGGGCTTGAGACTCCTCTGCTTGTCACCCTCCTTCTCAGGCCCATTCCCTGACACCCACccaatttgtatttattttaacacaagtaacacacacagacacagacacacatacacacacacacacacacacacacacacacacacacacacacacacacacacacacacacacacacacacacgcacaccctccTTTTCAGGCCCATCCCCTGACACTCACCCACTCAAACTTCTCTCCCAAACTGTAggctcccactctttctcttgtGCCCTGTACCCACTTCATCTACATTTCATCCAAcagtaattcaattcaatttgtatttattttaacacaAGTAACACAACGGAAGTTGAGTGAAAGGCCAGTACAGCAATCAAGTTAGCATCGTACACTTTGAGGAAATGCGTAATTTTGTATGGCAGCCCCAATACATTGCTTTCTCTGGTATTATTTAATTCCTCTCAAAAGTTTTTTATGCAATGGGTGGTGGCGAAAGAATACAGTGTCCCTGCTGAAATTGGGTAGTGCCTCAAGGCAACCTAATCCCAGCAGTGTATGGATATGAGGGTGAAAAAGGTCACCCACAAACCTTCTGTCTCAAAGTGAGAAGGGAAAATTAAATTTCCCTTTTGTGTTCACATTGTGTTCACATTGTGTTATTCTTTGATAATCTCCACATACAAATTGTCAGCACGTCAACCATTAGTCTCAAATCAAACCAGgtgtacacatgtacagacttcagcagggacgtgcacagggggtggctaaggttgcccgggcaacccgccccgtttgccctcctcgagtCAAAGCCCCTCCGAAAATGTAAATAGTCATTTAATAGTACATTAAAACAGCTGCAGAATTAGGcctagattaaaaaaaaatcgccacccaaaacatttcataaagtaGCCTTATCGATAAGCCAAAGTAGCCAATCGATAAGCCTGTGGGCAATGAGAGTGGAAGTCAGTAGGGGGAGGACAAAGTAACTCGTTTGGGCATGCCCCTTACTCTGTTTACTCTGCGGGATGAATTCAGGTATATTGGGACATCAGGTAATTTGGGACATTATAAGGAAAAAGCAGGGAAGGCTACTACTAAGACTAAGGAAAATTAGCTTTaagataaagaaaaacaaaccacaaTTCTGGTAGGAAAGCTAAGctacatgtctgctgatggttagtttctaacatttcgttttaacaagaagaataaatgatggaagtaatgcatcacatgaatgatttcattcaaaatg is a genomic window of Clupea harengus chromosome 1, Ch_v2.0.2, whole genome shotgun sequence containing:
- the ptger1c gene encoding prostaglandin E receptor 1c (subtype EP1); its protein translation is MEDTFELLMITWVGMSLSLVCLLTCILTFACCRSIQNTRNTIHLHLSLSLFIASIIFLAGISRTEYQVMAFNDCSTSPLDMVPSQDCSISPSVIHNHSLNTTPSSAYTPPAYGMSCLSMSLGVISNLTGLAVLARSYTRFCGRAKAPFVLLAGALLLTDLAGQVTLGAFSLYLHLEQRRGQRALVQYFKPARAFCKLFGACMVFFGLCPLLLGSAMAVERCMGITQPFLHATVATVGHVRLSVLLLVSLAVSLATLPLLTVGGYVPQYPGTWCFLPVHGQLSLAHAGLVLSFSGFELAALFLSVLCNTVSGGVLLQARWTSWRARHGTGKHRGPVSASPAIHSLDVEMMTQLAMINVVSCLCWCPFLICVSSSVGKFLAGSPPSYPIRKHEQELLLSLRLASWNQILDPWVYILLRRAVLRRICCRLQPDKLTLTQNSSNTGSHRK